The following are encoded together in the Capsulimonas corticalis genome:
- a CDS encoding SMI1/KNR4 family protein, giving the protein MTTINTSWERIEAWLGQNAPDILAGLASGATDAEIDAAEKVLGVEFPDDIRESYKRHNGQIRDKNYIAIGGPLYDYHDLLPLNGIAMDWRVWNNLLVAGTFDDIDSDPSPGIKTDWWNAKWIPLTSNGSGDHYCMDLDPAPGGIVGQIITMWHDAPEREVVARSFGEWIAQLAQDLEDGRQVYSEEYGGIVSVDDL; this is encoded by the coding sequence ATGACCACCATTAACACCTCCTGGGAACGTATCGAAGCTTGGCTCGGCCAAAACGCCCCCGACATCCTCGCTGGCTTGGCTTCAGGCGCAACGGACGCTGAAATCGATGCAGCGGAAAAAGTGCTGGGTGTGGAGTTTCCAGACGATATCCGCGAATCCTATAAGCGCCACAATGGTCAGATACGCGACAAGAACTACATTGCCATCGGAGGCCCACTGTACGACTATCACGATCTGCTGCCTCTCAACGGCATCGCTATGGACTGGCGTGTGTGGAATAACTTACTTGTCGCTGGCACCTTTGATGACATTGATAGCGATCCATCTCCTGGGATCAAAACCGATTGGTGGAACGCCAAGTGGATTCCGCTCACCAGCAACGGCTCTGGCGACCACTATTGTATGGACCTCGATCCTGCGCCAGGCGGGATCGTTGGCCAGATCATCACAATGTGGCATGACGCGCCTGAGCGCGAAGTAGTTGCTCGGAGTTTCGGGGAGTGGATAGCGCAGTTGGCGCAGGATTTGGAAGATGGGCGGCAGGTGTACTCGGAGGAGTATGGCGGCATCGTGAGCGTAGATGATCTTTAA
- a CDS encoding DUF4209 domain-containing protein, protein MPISVDSLTIEDFTNSRWREVVVEAKNRDCADYTFAFSIKADEAQAAGDEKRRDLFAMLSALTSMWIDTDDASDPLKPLWNSNSVNSHVTTNFASASDYLTSILPHVNDPELKARIADVIWLCKRDYKVGREASIAYMNAAEIDADRGGVDPISRLERAIDLAARANHHDLLADITKHIETGLTTFDGTEASDIPACLMKLLQKRKAGDPGQYAALAETFALAAESRGDWHSARAYWDIQANWYGIAQDDERAHSARLHSAETFVVEAEARIASGESQSHMIGAHFMEKAIHALRAVGGQQERIAELHRRLLDHQEHAVSEMGTVSFEEDATEIVTLAMSRVADKSLYDAIFALALIARSPSVETLKEQAQWQRVNSIASLIPMRHINAMGRTVARNDPPEDGESHDEANLRLEMYHCANQGRSINAQALIEPARLQILREHTVRFDDLMAIVQNNPFIPPGREKFFARGLQAGFRSDFATAIHLLIPQVENSIRYVLEQQGVITSGLDHEGIQDERDLNRTLRLPEFAGPLMATLGEDLVFDLRGLLIERHGANLRNDTAHGLLDYSSFYSYPCLYFWWLTLRLCCMPVITALRQQSEQVADTSDAPTEDHNNQDGGSGEGVQPE, encoded by the coding sequence ATGCCAATCTCCGTCGACAGCTTAACAATAGAAGATTTCACTAATTCAAGATGGCGCGAAGTGGTCGTCGAAGCGAAGAACCGTGACTGCGCTGACTATACCTTCGCCTTCAGTATAAAAGCCGACGAGGCTCAGGCTGCTGGCGACGAAAAGCGACGCGACTTATTCGCTATGTTAAGTGCCTTGACTTCTATGTGGATCGACACTGATGATGCCTCCGATCCTCTGAAACCACTCTGGAACTCGAACAGCGTAAACAGTCATGTCACCACAAATTTTGCCTCTGCATCGGATTATCTAACTTCCATTCTTCCGCATGTCAATGATCCTGAGCTCAAGGCGCGAATTGCGGATGTGATTTGGCTGTGCAAGCGTGACTATAAAGTGGGACGTGAAGCGTCCATAGCATATATGAATGCCGCAGAAATTGACGCTGACCGTGGCGGCGTCGATCCGATTTCTCGTCTTGAACGAGCCATTGATCTTGCCGCACGCGCAAATCACCACGATTTATTAGCAGACATCACCAAACACATTGAGACAGGATTAACAACGTTTGATGGAACTGAGGCTTCCGACATTCCAGCGTGTTTGATGAAGTTACTCCAGAAACGGAAAGCAGGTGATCCAGGTCAATACGCTGCTCTTGCGGAAACATTCGCGCTTGCTGCTGAAAGTCGCGGCGACTGGCACAGCGCCCGTGCATACTGGGACATTCAAGCGAACTGGTATGGCATCGCCCAAGATGATGAAAGGGCGCATTCGGCTCGTTTGCATAGCGCTGAGACGTTCGTGGTCGAAGCAGAGGCAAGGATAGCCAGCGGCGAGTCTCAAAGCCACATGATTGGCGCGCATTTTATGGAGAAGGCAATTCATGCCCTCCGCGCCGTTGGGGGTCAGCAGGAGCGAATTGCCGAGTTGCATCGTCGCCTTCTCGATCATCAAGAACATGCCGTTTCTGAGATGGGAACAGTCTCCTTCGAAGAGGACGCCACCGAAATAGTCACACTGGCCATGAGCCGCGTCGCAGATAAATCTCTTTATGACGCGATTTTTGCCTTGGCTCTCATCGCACGCTCTCCATCGGTGGAAACCCTGAAGGAACAAGCGCAATGGCAACGTGTCAATTCCATCGCAAGTCTGATCCCGATGAGACATATAAATGCAATGGGACGGACTGTGGCTCGAAATGATCCTCCCGAGGATGGTGAGAGCCACGATGAGGCAAACCTACGCCTGGAAATGTACCATTGCGCTAACCAGGGGCGGTCCATAAATGCGCAAGCACTGATCGAGCCCGCTCGATTGCAAATACTCCGCGAACACACCGTTCGCTTCGATGACTTGATGGCCATCGTACAGAATAATCCATTCATACCGCCTGGCCGCGAAAAGTTTTTCGCTCGTGGCCTACAGGCGGGTTTTAGAAGCGATTTCGCTACAGCGATTCATTTGCTTATACCGCAAGTGGAGAATTCGATAAGATATGTCCTTGAACAACAAGGAGTGATTACGTCGGGCCTAGATCATGAGGGAATTCAGGATGAGCGAGACCTCAATCGCACACTTCGACTTCCCGAGTTCGCTGGCCCCTTGATGGCCACATTAGGCGAAGACCTTGTGTTTGACCTACGGGGTCTTCTGATCGAGCGGCATGGAGCAAACTTGCGAAACGATACTGCCCATGGCCTGCTTGATTACAGCAGTTTCTACTCCTACCCTTGCTTATACTTTTGGTGGCTGACACTTCGACTTTGCTGTATGCCTGTAATAACGGCCCTACGTCAACAAAGCGAGCAAGTAGCAGATACGTCCGACGCGCCTACTGAAGACCACAATAATCAGGACGGGGGTTCTGGGGAAGGCGTCCAGCCAGAATGA